Genomic window (Helianthus annuus cultivar XRQ/B chromosome 3, HanXRQr2.0-SUNRISE, whole genome shotgun sequence):
CTCGAATCCTTGTACCTGTAAACTGGTTATTACAATTTTATGTAACGGTTGCTTGAtcttgttgtttgttgttatagTTTATTTTAGGGGTATTTGTTATATGATGATATATGCTGCTGATGCATTCATTATATTGATTGAACTTCAGTAAGCTGGATTTATCGTCATCTGATTAGTTCCTGGACTAGTTGATGTTTCAACTACTATTTAACCTAAATTAAGATGTTAGGTTTGTATCCGTGTTAGAGGAGGGTTAACAGTTTAACATATTATAATGACTTGTGCGTCAATCAAATTGGATTATAGGGCCACAGTTGGGGTTCCCAAAAAGAGTCTTCTAGGAAAACcagattggaagatgggttttgcAGAGAAATACATACACACCACAACCCGTAAACTTGTTTTGTTTTGGGGGTATATAGACTGCCACTTCTGTTTTAACACACATGCCCTAAAAATATTTTTTGCAAAAATTTTAAACCAGTTTTGCATATCTGTGACTTAAATGAAGCGTTTAAGCAACCCAACCTCATAGTCTTTATGCAGGTGATGCCCACTTTTTGCTAGTTATCGACCTGGCCCGTCGTTCATCAAAGGAACACAATTAAACCCTGGCCCATTTTGGTATTCAATTATTATGTgagtaaataatatttttagggttgcatcaaaaagaaaaagaattagCAGGTTGATTCAGCCCATGATCCGTTCTGACGCCAACCCATCACGTTCTTTTGCCATAATTACATCTTATATATGGTGAAATGAAATGTACTTGCTGGCAAATCGATAGTTTTTAAGAATTTTTTTTGTGTTGAACTAATGTTTCTTGGGTACGAAAAGCGGTGCACTTGTGCGCTTGGGATTTCGCGCCTCGGTTTAGACTTTGTCACTTTTGTGCGCTTCTCGCTCTTTAAACCAAGGGCAGAACCTAATTTTGATGTCTTAACGAACGGGGTTAATATGCTTTTCTTTTTATATCAGATGATTTACTTCTTTTCTTGttcttgtttgttttttttatacgATGTGAAGTGAGTTTTTGAATGTTTCAATCTGTGCAGTTCCCTCTATTTTGATTTTAAGACGTGGAAATGCATCCTCCATTGACATTACATAGACACCCAATGTGTGCTGAAGTAAGTCAAAAGATTTATTTACCCATTTCGTCTAATAATCTCTGAAACTGACGTTGCACGCGTGTTTGGTGTAGATAATCGAACTGTTTCAGAAGTGCCATAATGAGCATCCTTATGGAAAATTCTTTGGTGAGTGCACAGATCTCAAGATAAAGCTCGATAAATGTTTCCGTCAGGAAGTAAGCCTCTTATCTTCAtcgatgtttttttttatattttcttaaataTATGTATCCTAGAAATGCTATAAACATGTGGAAATCTTTTAGAAAATAAATTTTCATAAAGAAATGATAGTGTTCTCATCTTGTTTTCTATGGCAGAAAGCGGTAAAGAGGAAGGCCAATTTTGAAGAGAGTAAGAAATTGAAAGAGAGATTACAAGCATATAGGAAAGAAGCTGCAGCTGAAACTGAGAATGTCATGTGAAGAACAACTTTTTTCATTGAAATGAGAGCATTTTCATTTAATAACCAAACAAGTTTCATGGTAGCACTTAAAAGACGTtctttgtttacctcttaatgagactcttaatggtttagacctcttataAATAAGTTCTAGATGTGTTAGTAGTGCCGACTTAAATCGTTAAAGTGAACAAGACCAATTTTGAATTAAGTTGTAAACAGGTTATTGGGTCATCTTGTTTGATTAAATCGACTTGTTTATTTACGGTTGAGGGGTCAACTTGTACATTTAAATGTAAATAGGTGAACCCGAATGCAAAACATTTAATTAAGCAAGTTAAACATGTCAATTAAAACACGATCCTTTCAATAAACAATTTAGATAATCTAAAACCATTATTATTTAAGCAAACTAGTGGATTACACCCGCGCTCTACGGCGGGGCGACCCAATTTTTAATGAAAACGTAAACGCAATAACGTTAATGGCAGGAATTCGTTTGATATTGGTTCGGTTCAATAAGACACCGACACTTACCGAAAGAGAAACAAAAAATAAGTCATGATATGACCAAAAAATACCAAGATGTGTTTATATCGATcgaaacaataaaaacaaatatcAATTTCAGTACTGACGTTCGATCAATATTAGACCGTTCGTTTTGTTACATGTACAACACAAGGTTCGATTgaaacttaaaaaagaaaaaccaaaaaatagaaaagaaaaaggaaagatGAAAACAAATTCATAAAAGACAAAATTACAAAAGgtcataaataataataataataataataataataataataataataataataataataataataataataataatgtcacCTCTATAAGCACCcattaactttaaaaaaaaataaacaaaattattTTTACCAAAGTTAATAATTAAAACTTAAGTCAAATTTGCTCAGTTTGTCATATATCAGCAAAGCTATTTCAACTATGTACATGTGAAGCAAAAAGCCTCAACAACAAAAATAGCAAAACACCAGATTTAAACACAAAAAACAACTAAAATAGGCAGAGAGTTCAACACAACACAACGAGACCAATCTTACCTGTTCTTAGACTATGAACAACATGTTTCCAAAACCACTGGTCTCTTGCTCTTATATAATACCACCACTAAAAATAGACTCATGAACTGCACATACTACTTTGACTTCAGCAAAGtcaaaacataagtttcaaaagAACCCCTGAAAACATGATCATTTTATAAAAAAAGCAAGATTCAGCACAGCAGTCAGTGGCTTGGCCTGTTCTTTGCTTTCGTTTATCTTATAAATCATGGATTTTGATGCAGCTTGGGTCTGGCTCCAGTTCTTGAGCACCGATAACGATACGGGCCCCACCTTTTCACCGCTCAGGCATGTAACGAACCATTGAGAGCTTTCAGTGTCTTCAACATCCGCCTTGCTTATATCATCCATGCTTGACTTTTCTTTACTAAAGTCAAACAATTGACTTGGACTTTTGACAATAGATGGTTTACTTGACTTTTCTTGCTTCTCCAGGGAACCAAAAAATTTCTCCAGTTTCATCGCCATTTCGTATGTTTCAGATGCGGGCACTTCTTCTTTCACCGCTTTTGCACAAATAAATTGCAGATTTATTGACTTACTTTGTACAGGATAGAAACATTGTGCTTCTTtatattaattacaaaaaaaaaaaaaaaaaaaaagtaaatcaCGAAAGTAGCCATTTTTCTAATCTCTATGGTCATTGTCAACACAATTTTATGTATGTGAATCTATACACAATATGCGTCACGTATCACATTAGTTTTGAGTCATTTGTTAGGGAAAAAGACTGATGTGCGAGTAAAACTATGAGTGATTAGTTTCTGAAATAACTATATAGGTATTAAACTTCCAAGAAAAATGACTATTTTCGTGATTTTATCATACCTGAAGTGATACCGAAAGCAGCCGATGACGAATGTGTTAGAATAGATTTTGGTGAATCTTTGCTGTCATCTTCAACATCTGGAACCACACTTGGAAGCGTTTCTAGTAATTTTTGCTTGTTTTTTTCATCTAGCAAGAGTTCCCTTTTTCTCAAGTACTCAAACAGCGTAAAATAGACACATAGGTCAAGGATCACATAAACCTGATCAGCCGTTTACCATCatttttttcagtttttaattatttttcttaTTAATATGTACAATGTTCATCAACTGTTTCAATCATTTTTAAGGATTTTATACAAAcaaatttgaaaaatataaatataacaaCCGGTTCAATCAGTCCACACAGCGAAACCTAATGATTTCGGATGGGTTTGCAATATCGTGACATCGTACATAGAGGTTCTGCCGAGAAATTTTGTCAAAACCAGCCAAACTGAGCTGTGAACACCCCTAAATTTAGATTAGTATAGAGTAAAAAAAGGGGTAActgcacggtacccctgaccgcgggAGGGATCTCCCTCCCCAAGCTAGCGACCCGGCAACGCTGCCTGGCGGTGACTACCCAGCCGTTTCGAGGGGAGCGAAGAGCCTGCAAGCAGGATTCGAACCCGAGCACTTTAGGCCTCGA
Coding sequences:
- the LOC118490579 gene encoding COX assembly mitochondrial protein 2 homolog, giving the protein MHPPLTLHRHPMCAEIIELFQKCHNEHPYGKFFGECTDLKIKLDKCFRQEKAVKRKANFEESKKLKERLQAYRKEAAAETENVM